The genomic segment TCCTGAAATTCTTGGCGCGGCCCACTCGGATCTGGCGCCATAAGAAACCTCATCGAGATCTGCAGGGGAAGATGTTCTGTTCCTGTCTCGATGAGATACATGCTCCCGTTCGGCCGCAGATGTTCGGATAGCTCCGAGAGCAGTTGCACAGGCCTTAGTGCGTTATGTGCAACGTTTCCACAGGCGATTACATCGAACCCCGAGCCTGTATGGAGAGAATCCAAAGCCTCACCAGGGGCATCATTGATATCGACGATACCGAAGTTCATACTGGGCCGTCCTGCGTAGCGTAGCTTTGCACGGTGCAGAAACCACCGCGAGACATCGCTAAAGGTGTAGTCCACGTGTGCGTTCCGGAGTGCATCAAGAACTGGGTCAGTGAGTGCGCCTGTACCCGCACCTATCTCTGCCACGGCGAGCCTGGATGGGCAGCGCGCTGCGCGGGCAGCGAGCTCGGACGCCACGTTGGTATTGATGGCACTACTAATTGGGTTGTTCTGATACATAGCCGAGGCGGCACTGAGTGCATCGTTGTCAAAAAGTATCTGTCGCACGGTGTTTTCTCCCACAATGAGCGACTCGAGTTCGGCATCACAGGTAGAGAAAAATGCGTCAAGATTCTTTTGATTGTCGATGGTGCTCTCGTCCCACCCAGCTTCGGAAAGTAGCTCCTCGCCACGCACGCGGACTTCGGACCAGGAACATGACTGGGGCACATCACCGGCGTCCTGTGCAAGCAATTCCCTCCATCGTTTCTGCTGGACGTCGGGGTTCGAGGTGATGCTTTCCCAGCGGCGCAGAATCGGTGTG from the Corynebacterium ciconiae DSM 44920 genome contains:
- a CDS encoding class I SAM-dependent methyltransferase, coding for MTSMDTVSPDLTAGRVYALKVHHVYREQAAYGSISRALRKVDYAHVPAHLTPILRRWESITSNPDVQQKRWRELLAQDAGDVPQSCSWSEVRVRGEELLSEAGWDESTIDNQKNLDAFFSTCDAELESLIVGENTVRQILFDNDALSAASAMYQNNPISSAINTNVASELAARAARCPSRLAVAEIGAGTGALTDPVLDALRNAHVDYTFSDVSRWFLHRAKLRYAGRPSMNFGIVDINDAPGEALDSLHTGSGFDVIACGNVAHNALRPVQLLSELSEHLRPNGSMYLIETGTEHLPLQISMRFLMAPDPSGPRQEFQDARGSSGRIFLNREEWVEAATAAGLTVKSRYPEKHHPLEWLDQFSLELIKEESVS